The Candidatus Dependentiae bacterium genomic interval TATATCACCAAATGGCTTTATCGCTGCGGTTGGCAAGCCACCTAAGTGGTATAATTTTTTAACGCGTTGGCATGCCAGCAAACTCAACGTCTTACTTGATACAACAAAGTATTCTGATAAAGGCCATATCTTTGATCAATATGCTCGATGGTTTGAAGAGCTTTTTGGTCTTACCATTATTTTTGACGAGAGAAATTTATTTATCGATATTCCTCGTCGATGGATTAGTTTTGCAAAACTCCGTTTTTTAAAATGGGGCTTGGATAAGAAATCTAGAAATTTTGGAAAAGTTTTCTTTATCAATTTGTTTGGACCATCAGAGCAACAAAGTTGGCCACTTGAGAAAGCGTTGGAAATGATGAATGCCCTTAAGCGCTCAGAACTTGGAGCAGATGTAAATTTTATAGTGAATGTTCAGTCTGCGCAGCTGCAACAAGTCCGAAAATTTTTTGATCGTTATTCCTTTAACGATATGATTATCTTTTCTCCAAGTGATAATTTTTTTCAACTTCCCGCTATTATTGTCCAGTGCGATTTGGTTATCTCTGTTCAAACATCGGTTCTTCATCTGGCTCGGGCACTTAAGATTCCTACTATAGCACTTGTGAATCATCTTGAATCTGAAATGATTCCCCGTGATTTACATGATTGGCAAATTTTATTATCCGACAATAAAAATAAAGGAATGAGCAGTATTTCTTCGCAACAAGTTATCCAGGCTATTCAGTCCTCCTCTCGTTTTAGTACAGAAAAAACGTATTAAATACTTTATTTTTTTGCCTTCTCTCAAATAGATTTACAGGAAACCATTTTCTATTATTTGAGTAAATAGATTATTCGTAAGATAATATTTTTCAAAAGGGGAGTTTTTCTATGCGTCAATATTTAGTCATTGCAACATTATTATTTGGAATAAGCGTAGGTGCTTTGTTGCCTGATATTGTTCAAGTACTTGATAAGCGATCAGGCAAAACTGTTGTTTTTTCAGATGAATTTACGGAGCAAGATTTTGAGTGTGCAACTAATTTCTTGATTGATGGCCATATTCGTGAATATCATCGAGAAGAAATTACGATTCCCGGCGGTGTCTACAAGCATATTAATCAAGAACGCTGGAACTCATATTTTCAAAAATATTTTGTAGAAAAAAACCCGTACCAAGCTCACCTCATTGTTGCTCGCGTTGATGATCAAATTGTTGGAATGTGTGCATATTACTATGTCCACATCCTTTCTCAAGAGCTAGCAGTGCCTACCTATGTGCCGACGTTATCGGTCTTGGGGATCTTTTCTGAATGCGAAACATACAGGCCAAGAACATTTATGAAAGGGTATAGAGAGCTTGCCCTTAAGAAATATCCTGGTGCAAGGTACTGGCTTGGTGGTGCACGTAAAAATGCCCTATTATTTCATGAAGCATATCGACAAGCTGGCTTTAAAGAGACAGCTGATCACCGTCTACACTTAGATGAGAGGCAATGTAAAAAGGATCAAGGTTTTATTCGTCGCATACAAAAGTGTGCAAAAGCTCATGCTATGGATATTCAGTAGTTTCATTATTTTTTTTAAAAAAGGAGAGCGTATGAAGAGATCTGGATTAGTGATAGCAGGTATTTTAATTTTGGGTGTTGGGTTTGTACAGGCATCACTTTTTGAATTTACCGAACAAAAAACAGGGCATACATTATCTATTGATCAGGGATCAGTAGCTGAGTTTGCTTATGCAAAAATGTTTGCGTTGAATTTTTTTAAAGATAGTTATAGCCAAATACCCCAAAATCAACGAGAATTTGAAACGGTTGAAGAGTTTATAAATCAAAAGTTTTCAGACCATGATTCACATATTTTCGAAAAAAATAAGTATTCATTTTTTATTGTAAGAGATGGTGATGCTTTGATTGGGTATACCATTTTTGACGTGATTGATGATGCTGTTTACAGCATTGAAACTCAGGCAGATTTTATGACCTATAGCTGCACCAGTTTGATGGCTGCACTTGCTCAATTTATTAAAGAAGTTTTTGCGCCTCAATCAATATATTTTATACAAGCTGCTCGAACGGCTGTTCCTTTGTACGGACAAATTTTGGAGATGTGTGGTTCTGTGAAATGCGATACATTGCATCCCAGTCTTGCTAATCCGGCTGAATATTACGGTCAAGAGAATAGAAAAAATGTTTCGCAATATTATCAGGCATACAAATTGAAATTGCCGGAAAATAATGACGTTGATACAAATCTTGATGAAGTAGATTGAGTAAAAAATAAACTCGCGATGGTGGCAACTCCAAGTGCCACCATCACTTTTCGAGTACTTCTTGAAAAAGAGCTTCAAGCTGTTCAAACTTGGTTTGATTTAAAAAATGAGCTGATATATTCTCATAAGATCGTTGCCCCATTTGTTTTGTAAGCTCAGGATTCTTAATTAAAAGTTCAAGTTTTGTAACCAAATCATCACAATCATTATTCTTAAATAAAAATCCTGTTTCACCATTAATAACTGTATCTTCTGCTCCTGTCTGAAACGCACCAACTGCCGGTTTTTTCATAAGTCCTGCTTCAAGGTAAACAATGCCAAATGCTTCCCAATTTGAGGTCAGTACAAAAATATCTGAGTGATACAAAATTTCAGGAATCTCTTGGGAAAAGCCAACAAAGTGTACGCAGTGGTCAATTTTAAGTTCTTTGCTCATTGCTTCAAGCTTTGCTTTGCCAGCTCCCTGTCCAACTGCAATCACTTGTACAGGAATATTTTTTTGAACTAACTGTGCAACTGCGCGCAATAAAAGTGGATAGTTTTTATAATCAAAGCGTGGCGAGGTGTTTGCAACCATACACAGAATTGGTGCGTTAGTAATATCAATATCAAAGCGTGCTTTAAAAAAATCTTTTTTATCAAGAATTGTGGGCGTAAAATTTAAGAATGGTTCTTGTTTAAAAAATGGTGGAATGAAGACAACATTTTTTGTGGTGTAGTTTTGTTTGGTAATTATATATTCAAGATTGTTCTTGATGGCATTGCTTACCGCAACAACTCCATCAAGGTTGTTTAATGTTTGAATATTGTTGAGCGGGCTGCGTAAGTGTCGAAAAAATATGATTTTGGCTTTGTGGAAATCAGCAATTTGTTGTGTTGCGCCAACTTCTCGTTCAGTGTTGCATTGAATAATATCAAAGTGATGATGTTCAAAAATGTTTTCCAGTTGGTATCCCAGAATAAATCGAAAGAGAATTGGTATCGATTTTACCAGCGATACTCGTGTTGTGGCATAGGGCAATTTGAGACGATCAAGCTCTGCGCGCATAGGGGAGTTTTCTTGGATTACCATGAGGCTTGTATAGCCGTTTGATTGCAACATTTTGTAGAGCGTGAGGCTGTGATTTTCTCCCCCGCCAAAGCCGCTTACAATGTGTAAGTGAAGGATAGATGGTTTTTGAGAGCTCTTCTCTTGAAAATTTTCATCGATATTACAGAAGGCAACATCGTGAGCTAGCCACATCAAAAATGCAGTGCAACAGGAAATAAGTAATAAAAAAATAATGGTGATAGTGAGTTTCATTTTTGTTTTTCTTTCATGACATCGTGATAAAATTTAATGAGCTCTTGTACGTGCACATCTTCTAAAAAGGTAAAGTTTGTTTTTCCAAAATCCTTTTTCCCTGTTGCAAAATCAAATGCATTCTTCCCCATTTCTTGGCATAAGATTGGGTGATCAATCAAAAACTCAAGAGCATCGGCGAGGCTATCAACGTTGTCATTTTCAAAAAGAAGACCTGTTTTTTGGTGAGCAATGGTATAGTCTGCTCCTGTTCCAGCTGCTCCAACAGATGCTTTTTTCATAAGTCCTGCTTCTATATGAACAGCGCCAAAAGCTTCACCTTTTGAAGAAAGGACATGAAAGTCTGAGTAGTGTAAAATGTCTTGTGTATTTGTACAAAAACCTAAGAAATGAACATGCTTTTCAAGATTGAGTTCTTTTACCAATTTTTTATGCCAAGCAAGCGCGGGGCCACTCCCTGCAAAAAGGAGATTGATAGGCTTATTTTTTTTGTGAACAAGCTCGGCTAGAGCTTTAATGAGGAGTGCATGATTTTTCCGGTAACGATTAAAAAAATATGATTGTGATCGATAAAATTGAGCAAGCATGCATATGACAGGAGCATCGGTTAAGTTAGTATCAAAATATTTTTTAAAATATTCATGACGAGATTGGGATGATGGTTGATGCCCAAGAAATTTTTCTTTATCGACCAGAACAAAGAGATGCTTAAAGTGCTTTATTCCTAAATCATGTTTTTTATCTTGTTCTCTCATAAAATTGAGGGCATCCAGATTAACCGCAAGCACGCCATTAAGACCCCTGATTTTTCTCGCAGGAACGTTGCCTTCCATATGATACATAAAGACAGTTTTTGTTGCTAGTCCACGTGTGGCTGCGATTGAGTAATCGGCGTCATGTTTCGCATGAGTGTGGACAATATCAATATCGTGTTGCTTACAAATCCATCGCAGTTGATTTAGAACATTTTG includes:
- a CDS encoding glycosyltransferase family 9 protein, which codes for MTNQLVSCELLKKAQKILFIIPRSISHFTYLYGYFVAFAKEYPHLKIDLWIDERNKTRCFWKWKKLKRYGLYDWTQESAYFNKVYTQTYSPSLFKQSLAQAQSQAYEVVVSLDRSRCLYSARLTRRISPNGFIAAVGKPPKWYNFLTRWHASKLNVLLDTTKYSDKGHIFDQYARWFEELFGLTIIFDERNLFIDIPRRWISFAKLRFLKWGLDKKSRNFGKVFFINLFGPSEQQSWPLEKALEMMNALKRSELGADVNFIVNVQSAQLQQVRKFFDRYSFNDMIIFSPSDNFFQLPAIIVQCDLVISVQTSVLHLARALKIPTIALVNHLESEMIPRDLHDWQILLSDNKNKGMSSISSQQVIQAIQSSSRFSTEKTY
- a CDS encoding glycosyltransferase family 4 protein, coding for MKLTITIIFLLLISCCTAFLMWLAHDVAFCNIDENFQEKSSQKPSILHLHIVSGFGGGENHSLTLYKMLQSNGYTSLMVIQENSPMRAELDRLKLPYATTRVSLVKSIPILFRFILGYQLENIFEHHHFDIIQCNTEREVGATQQIADFHKAKIIFFRHLRSPLNNIQTLNNLDGVVAVSNAIKNNLEYIITKQNYTTKNVVFIPPFFKQEPFLNFTPTILDKKDFFKARFDIDITNAPILCMVANTSPRFDYKNYPLLLRAVAQLVQKNIPVQVIAVGQGAGKAKLEAMSKELKIDHCVHFVGFSQEIPEILYHSDIFVLTSNWEAFGIVYLEAGLMKKPAVGAFQTGAEDTVINGETGFLFKNNDCDDLVTKLELLIKNPELTKQMGQRSYENISAHFLNQTKFEQLEALFQEVLEK
- a CDS encoding glycosyltransferase family 4 protein; the encoded protein is MKLFTMLASCLTASLILLSVISYKTSSYPEFISFDSQTSCFPSPEQHPRVLHFSSYSTIGCVETYQITLQKLIMKHQFNQLMVVCKGTPFQKKLIEEKIPHFALNTVRSSIFLRQNVLNQLRWICKQHDIDIVHTHAKHDADYSIAATRGLATKTVFMYHMEGNVPARKIRGLNGVLAVNLDALNFMREQDKKHDLGIKHFKHLFVLVDKEKFLGHQPSSQSRHEYFKKYFDTNLTDAPVICMLAQFYRSQSYFFNRYRKNHALLIKALAELVHKKNKPINLLFAGSGPALAWHKKLVKELNLEKHVHFLGFCTNTQDILHYSDFHVLSSKGEAFGAVHIEAGLMKKASVGAAGTGADYTIAHQKTGLLFENDNVDSLADALEFLIDHPILCQEMGKNAFDFATGKKDFGKTNFTFLEDVHVQELIKFYHDVMKEKQK